In Cherax quadricarinatus isolate ZL_2023a chromosome 35, ASM3850222v1, whole genome shotgun sequence, the following are encoded in one genomic region:
- the LOC128705641 gene encoding uncharacterized protein, whose translation SPAGSRLSVSPADSRISVSPAGSRLSVSPADSRISVSPANSKISVSPADSKISVSPADSKISVSPADSKISVSPADSKISVSSADSRISVSPAGSRISVSPADSRISVSPAGSRISVSPAGSRISVSPAGSRISVSPADSRINVSPAGSRISVSPAGSRISVSPAGSRISVSPAGSRISVSPAGSRISVSLAGSRISVSPAGSRISVSPAGSRLSVSPAGSRISVSPADSRISVSPADSRIGISPAGSRISVSPAGSRISVSPADSRISVSPADSRIGISPAGSRISVSPAGSRISVSPAVSRIGISPVYSRISVSPAGSRISVSPAGSRISVSPAGSRISVSPAGSRISVSPADSRISISPAGSRISVSPAGSRISVSPADSRISVSPADSRISVSPAGSRISVSPAGSRISVSPAGSRISVSPAGSRISVSLAGSRISVLPAGSRISVSPAASRTTV comes from the coding sequence TCACCAGCTGGTTCAAGATTAAGTGTATCACCAGCCGATTCAAGAATAAGTGTATCACCAGCTGGTTCAAGATTAAGTGTATCACCAGCCGATTCAAGAATAAGTGTATCACCAGCTAACTCAAAAATAAGTGTATCACCAGCTGACTCAAAAATAAGTGTATCACCAGCTGACTCAAAAATAAGTGTATCACCAGCTGACTCAAAAATAAGTGTATCACCAGCTGACTCAAAAATAAGTGTATCATCAGCTGATTCAAGAATAAGTGTATCACCAGCTGGTTCAAGAATAAGTGTATCACCAGCTGATTCAAGAATAAGTGTATCACCAGCTGGTTCAAGAATAAGTGTATCACCAGCTGGTTCAAGAATAAGTGTATCACCAGCTGGTTCAAGAATAAGTGTATCACCAGCTGATTCAAGAATAAATGTATCACCAGCTGGTTCAAGAATAAGTGTATCACCAGCTGGTTCAAGAATAAGTGTATCACCCGCTGGTTCAAGAATAAGTGTATCACCAGCTGGTTCAAGAATAAGTGTATCACCAGCTGGTTCAAGAATAAGTGTATCACTAGCTGGTTCAAGAATAAGTGTATCACCAGCTGGTTCAAGAATAAGTGTATCACCAGCTGGTTCAAGATTAAGTGTATCACCAGCTGGTTCAAGAATAAGTGTATCACCAGCTGATTCAAGAATAAGTGTATCACCAGCTGATTCAAGAATAGGTATTTCACCAGCTGGTTCAAGAATAAGTGTATCACCAGCTGGTTCAAGAATAAGTGTATCACCAGCTGATTCAAGAATAAGTGTATCACCAGCTGATTCAAGAATAGGTATTTCACCAGCTGGTTCAAGAATAAGTGTATCACCAGCTGGTTCAAGAATAAGTGTATCACCAGCTGTTTCAAGAATAGGTATATCACCAGTTTATTCAAGAATAAGTGTATCACCAGCTGGTTCAAGAATAAGTGTATCACCAGCTGGTTCAAGAATAAGTGTATCACCAGCTGGTTCAAGAATAAGTGTATCACCAGCTGGTTCAAGAATAAGTGTATCACCAGCTGATTCAAGAATAAGTATATCACCAGCTGGTTCAAGAATAAGTGTATCACCAGCTGGTTCAAGAATAAGTGTATCACCAGCTGACTCAAGAATAAGTGTATCACCAGCTGACTCAAGAATAAGTGTATCACCAGCTGGTTCAAGAATAAGTGTATCACCAGCTGGTTCAAGAATAAGTGTATCACCAGCTGGTTCAAGAATAAGTGTATCACCAGCTGGTTCAAGAATAAGTGTATCACTAGCTGGTTCAAGAATAAGTGTATTACCAGCTGGTTCAAGAATAAGTGTATCACCAGCTGCTTCAAGAACAACAGTGTAA